Proteins encoded together in one Chryseobacterium taklimakanense window:
- a CDS encoding glycosyltransferase codes for MTNTKKINVLFRHRSMEMGGVEKVLLSMLNNLDKDKFDLHLALNLFQGELRNEIPENIPVKILAGGKEDFPKNKLLNKAAFIARGFKLLLFRKFPWLADNFILHNDADVEIATGYTMFSDVLNSSNKNSKKIGWFHSDITFPKLQPAVPLILKQIPQFDYFIFGSQQTKDILLETYPHIALQENQVILNAIPIEELKQKAAEFMPDFETEHPVFVTVGRLHSRKGHHKLMEAHAKLLAKGFPHKIFVIGDGEENQNLEQMAQRLGVQDSFKMLGLLLNPYPYVKNADFFIMPSESEGWPLIIADTLILQKPIIATDVGGIPEMIDHKRNGYLIRYSTDEIEAAMKTFLTDKNLVAEIQENLKDSEKQFDNQKIFDAVEEIILKLAKK; via the coding sequence ATGACAAACACAAAAAAAATAAATGTCCTCTTCCGCCACCGCTCCATGGAAATGGGCGGCGTAGAGAAAGTGCTGCTCTCGATGCTGAATAACCTGGACAAAGATAAATTCGATCTTCATCTGGCGCTGAACCTTTTCCAGGGCGAACTTCGCAATGAAATCCCCGAAAATATTCCGGTAAAAATCTTGGCCGGAGGAAAAGAGGACTTCCCGAAAAACAAACTCCTGAACAAAGCTGCCTTCATCGCGAGAGGCTTCAAACTGCTGCTTTTCCGGAAATTTCCGTGGCTGGCCGACAATTTCATCCTGCACAACGACGCTGATGTGGAAATCGCCACAGGCTACACCATGTTCAGCGACGTCCTGAATTCCTCCAATAAAAATTCTAAAAAAATCGGATGGTTTCATTCGGATATTACTTTTCCCAAACTTCAGCCTGCAGTTCCTTTGATCTTGAAACAGATACCGCAGTTCGATTATTTTATTTTCGGGTCACAGCAAACCAAGGATATCCTGCTGGAAACTTATCCTCATATTGCGCTGCAGGAAAATCAGGTCATTCTAAATGCCATTCCCATCGAAGAACTCAAGCAGAAGGCCGCAGAATTTATGCCCGATTTTGAAACTGAACATCCCGTTTTTGTAACGGTTGGCAGACTTCATTCCAGAAAAGGCCATCATAAATTAATGGAAGCTCATGCAAAGTTACTGGCCAAAGGTTTTCCGCACAAAATATTCGTCATTGGCGACGGCGAGGAAAATCAAAATCTGGAACAAATGGCTCAACGTTTAGGTGTACAGGATTCCTTTAAAATGTTAGGTTTGCTGCTGAATCCTTATCCATACGTTAAAAATGCCGATTTCTTCATCATGCCTTCAGAATCTGAGGGATGGCCGTTAATTATCGCGGATACATTAATTCTTCAGAAACCCATTATCGCAACTGATGTCGGCGGAATTCCGGAAATGATTGATCATAAACGCAATGGGTACCTCATCCGTTATTCCACGGATGAAATCGAGGCAGCGATGAAAACCTTTCTCACCGATAAAAATCTGGTGGCCGAAATTCAGGAAAATCTTAAAGACTCGGAAAAACAGTTTGACAATCAGAAAATTTTTGATGCGGTTGAAGAAATCATCCTTAAATTAGCAAAAAAGTAA
- a CDS encoding acyltransferase family protein, which produces MSDNTAELKKFFPALTGFRAIAAWMIFVYHFMPFANPKYPLWIKQIVWEFHIGVDMFFVLSGFLITYRYFNDHPIHFRKYMVNRIARIYPMYFLITAAVFLVWYFQNGTWNMEKTVEAIVSFTMTKALFSKFHLGGIPQGWTLTLEEMFYLTAPFYFILIRKKSWWLFALPFLILISGLLLKNMTAVPQNIWGFLQPAVYTYIFEFFAGIGLGWLLLKKKFTAFKFPTATVFGIAVLAFYLVGKHWASGFIDFKTEIGRAVEMIFLSVLGIAPLLLGLIKEKSMISKILGGRIMVLLGKSSYIFYLIHKGFVPVFINDYISDNKLVIFILLNILSVILFIYLEEPLNHYIRKKFGKPAVKAVEA; this is translated from the coding sequence ATGTCGGATAACACAGCTGAACTCAAAAAATTTTTCCCGGCACTCACGGGATTTCGTGCCATCGCGGCGTGGATGATTTTCGTGTACCATTTCATGCCGTTTGCCAATCCAAAATATCCGCTGTGGATCAAGCAGATTGTCTGGGAATTTCATATCGGCGTGGATATGTTTTTTGTGCTGAGCGGTTTCCTCATTACCTACCGCTACTTCAACGACCATCCGATTCACTTCCGGAAATATATGGTAAACCGCATCGCGAGAATTTATCCGATGTATTTCCTGATCACGGCAGCGGTTTTCTTGGTATGGTATTTCCAGAACGGAACCTGGAACATGGAAAAGACGGTGGAAGCCATTGTAAGTTTCACGATGACAAAAGCGTTGTTCTCGAAATTTCATCTTGGCGGAATTCCGCAGGGATGGACGCTCACGCTGGAAGAAATGTTCTATCTCACCGCGCCATTTTACTTTATCCTAATCCGCAAGAAATCGTGGTGGCTTTTTGCACTGCCTTTTTTAATCCTGATTTCAGGACTTTTACTGAAAAATATGACGGCTGTTCCGCAAAATATCTGGGGCTTTTTGCAGCCTGCCGTTTATACCTATATTTTTGAATTTTTCGCCGGCATCGGTCTGGGCTGGCTTCTGTTAAAGAAAAAATTCACCGCATTCAAATTTCCCACTGCAACAGTTTTCGGCATCGCTGTTTTGGCGTTCTATCTTGTAGGAAAACATTGGGCTTCCGGGTTTATTGATTTTAAAACAGAAATAGGCCGCGCTGTGGAAATGATTTTTCTTTCGGTGTTGGGCATCGCGCCGCTGCTTTTGGGTTTGATTAAAGAAAAAAGTATGATCAGCAAAATTCTCGGCGGCCGGATCATGGTCTTGCTCGGCAAGAGTTCTTATATTTTTTACCTGATTCACAAAGGTTTTGTGCCTGTTTTTATTAATGATTATATTTCCGACAATAAGCTGGTGATTTTCATTCTGCTGAATATTCTCTCCGTGATTCTGTTCATATATCTTGAAGAACCGCTGAACCATTATATCCGGAAAAAGTTTGGGAAACCCGCTGTGAAAGCTGTAGAAGCATGA
- a CDS encoding glycosyltransferase family 2 protein yields the protein MTFSILIAHYNNFAYFTECYRSILKQTYQNFEVILVDDCSTDGSLEKIRELAVNDPRVKIFKNEQNKGVGFTKRRCAENASGEICGFVDPDDAIVENALERSITEYKDPEIVATHSQFQICDSRLKINRLFPSTKSVKNKNPKFFNINLEVNHFFTFRKSAYDRTSGINADLTSAVDQDLYLKLYETGNFKYIKEPLYLYRLHDKGVSQDQSKKEKLNKNWQTVLQNACERRSISNLYGRRISEIKNLPEFIFKKQNTLISKILKRLS from the coding sequence ATGACCTTCTCCATCCTCATCGCCCACTATAACAACTTCGCCTATTTCACCGAATGCTACCGAAGCATTCTGAAACAAACGTATCAAAATTTCGAAGTCATTTTGGTAGATGACTGCTCCACGGACGGGTCTCTGGAGAAAATTCGCGAGCTTGCAGTGAATGATCCCAGAGTTAAGATTTTTAAAAACGAACAGAACAAAGGAGTTGGATTCACGAAAAGAAGGTGTGCAGAAAATGCATCCGGAGAGATCTGTGGATTCGTGGATCCTGATGATGCTATTGTTGAAAACGCTCTGGAAAGAAGCATCACGGAATATAAGGATCCCGAAATTGTTGCGACACATTCCCAGTTTCAGATTTGCGACAGCAGACTGAAGATCAACAGATTATTTCCGAGCACAAAATCGGTAAAAAACAAAAATCCTAAATTTTTTAACATCAATCTGGAAGTGAACCATTTTTTCACTTTCAGAAAATCCGCTTATGACAGAACTTCGGGAATCAATGCCGATCTCACTTCTGCTGTAGATCAGGACCTGTATCTGAAACTTTATGAAACAGGAAATTTTAAATACATCAAAGAACCGCTCTACCTTTACCGTCTGCACGACAAAGGCGTATCCCAGGATCAATCAAAGAAGGAAAAGCTGAACAAAAACTGGCAAACAGTCTTGCAAAACGCCTGTGAACGGAGAAGTATTTCAAATCTGTACGGTCGCCGCATTTCAGAAATAAAAAACCTGCCGGAGTTTATTTTCAAAAAACAGAATACGCTCATTTCTAAAATATTAAAAAGACTTTCATGA
- a CDS encoding TDP-N-acetylfucosamine:lipid II N-acetylfucosaminyltransferase, translating to MENSKIVHFMDLALLSPFFIESFKKISDDSVFYILSDSGFEPDYVDNSNVFALNTSSISDISEVVSNINKSSIDCVIFHFLNREKEEIANKLQKEIKKVWCIWGHDLYNQNSFFPYRQYEKITEEYLNKNSSLKDRIFKKQLVKKIIFEFLLFNKKIGLNSKFHARYYESFGVDKYLTIQSFDAISFIVPKEGLLISKIFPDKKYLHLYSDPTLPFFAHFETIKPNSKNILVGNSAAFTNNHLDTFNLIKDYSLDDRKVIVPLSYGGTKDYIDTVIKKGRELFGENFLPLIERMPLKEYSELLRTCGVAIMNQRRQQSGGNLFHLVGSGVKVFINPNNGFYDYFKKNRISIFSVEDLHESEINNIQPLTQNRQAILDLYSHDHFNNEINKLLKILGK from the coding sequence ATGGAAAATTCTAAAATTGTCCATTTTATGGACCTTGCCCTTTTAAGTCCATTTTTTATTGAAAGTTTTAAGAAAATTTCCGATGATTCTGTCTTCTATATTTTGTCAGACTCAGGCTTCGAACCGGACTACGTTGATAATAGTAACGTTTTTGCCTTAAACACATCAAGCATTTCTGATATATCAGAAGTGGTTTCTAATATCAATAAAAGCTCGATAGATTGTGTCATATTTCATTTTCTTAACAGAGAGAAAGAAGAAATTGCAAACAAGTTACAAAAAGAAATAAAAAAGGTATGGTGCATTTGGGGGCACGATCTGTATAATCAAAATTCGTTCTTTCCTTATCGTCAGTATGAAAAAATAACAGAAGAATATCTAAACAAAAACTCTTCCTTAAAAGACAGAATTTTTAAAAAGCAATTAGTAAAAAAAATAATTTTTGAATTTTTATTATTTAACAAAAAAATTGGACTTAATTCTAAATTTCACGCACGATATTATGAATCTTTCGGTGTAGATAAATATCTTACTATTCAAAGTTTTGATGCAATTTCATTTATAGTTCCCAAAGAAGGTTTATTAATCAGTAAAATTTTTCCAGATAAGAAATATTTGCATTTATATAGCGATCCTACTCTTCCCTTTTTTGCTCATTTCGAAACAATTAAGCCAAACTCTAAAAATATTTTAGTAGGTAATTCGGCGGCATTTACAAATAATCACCTGGATACATTTAATCTAATAAAAGATTACAGTTTGGATGACAGAAAAGTAATTGTCCCACTCAGTTATGGCGGTACAAAAGATTACATTGATACAGTAATAAAGAAAGGTCGCGAACTTTTTGGAGAAAACTTTTTACCATTAATTGAGAGAATGCCTCTCAAAGAATATTCTGAATTATTAAGAACCTGCGGTGTTGCAATCATGAATCAACGCAGACAGCAATCTGGGGGAAATTTATTTCATCTTGTAGGTTCTGGTGTAAAAGTATTTATTAATCCTAATAATGGATTCTACGATTATTTTAAAAAAAACCGTATTTCAATATTTAGTGTAGAGGATTTACACGAAAGCGAAATCAATAACATTCAACCTCTTACGCAAAATCGCCAAGCCATTTTGGATCTTTACTCACACGATCATTTTAATAATGAGATAAACAAACTTCTAAAAATTCTTGGTAAATGA
- a CDS encoding acetyltransferase, with protein MLILGAKGFAKEVLEILHQNGDTEKLCFYDDVSKDAPDVLFNQFKILKSEDEAKSYFENMDPRFTVGIGNPKLRKQLYEKFSKLGGKFTSVVSSNAEIGSYGVNIGEGCNILGGVRISNDVQIGKGTMLYYNSVITHDVCIGDFCEISPSVTILGRAKIGSNCQIFAGAIIFPDVKIGNNSVIAAGSVVRSDIPENVMAAGIPAVIKKIF; from the coding sequence ATGCTCATCCTCGGTGCCAAAGGCTTTGCCAAAGAAGTTCTGGAAATCCTCCATCAAAACGGGGACACGGAAAAGCTGTGTTTCTATGATGATGTTTCAAAAGATGCACCGGATGTTCTGTTCAATCAGTTTAAGATATTAAAATCTGAAGACGAGGCAAAAAGCTACTTTGAAAATATGGATCCGCGTTTCACGGTGGGTATTGGAAATCCTAAACTGCGGAAACAGCTTTATGAAAAATTCTCGAAATTAGGAGGGAAATTTACTTCGGTTGTCAGCAGCAATGCAGAAATCGGAAGTTATGGCGTTAACATCGGTGAAGGCTGCAATATTCTGGGCGGCGTAAGAATTTCGAACGATGTACAGATTGGAAAAGGAACGATGCTTTACTATAATTCCGTAATTACGCACGATGTATGTATTGGTGATTTTTGCGAAATTTCACCTTCTGTTACGATATTGGGTCGCGCAAAAATCGGCAGCAACTGTCAGATCTTTGCAGGAGCCATCATTTTCCCCGATGTAAAAATCGGTAATAATTCAGTGATAGCAGCCGGTTCTGTCGTTCGCAGCGACATCCCGGAAAATGTAATGGCAGCCGGCATTCCGGCGGTGATAAAGAAGATATTTTAA
- a CDS encoding DegT/DnrJ/EryC1/StrS family aminotransferase yields MIPVTKPFLPPQGIYQNYLNGIWKRQWLTNMGPLASDLEMQLKEHLDVQHLLFVTNGTVALQFAIKALELQGEIITTPFSFVATTSSIVWECCTPVFVDIDPESLNIDADKIEAAITENTSAILATHVYGNPCDVEKIEAIAKKHNLKVIYDAAHAFGVKINGKSVFEYGDIAACSLHATKLYHSVEGGLVITKDPELLKKIAYMRNFGFDGPGHFAELGINGKNSEFHAAMGLANLKFVEDIHEKRKSITQRYDEKLKNLKAVRPVWHKESENNFAYYPLVFESEELMVKCAEHLKLHEIFTRRYFYPSLADSLPYVKPQHLPVTDDISRRVLCLPLYYDLTSEEVDLICRLILRVQNN; encoded by the coding sequence ATGATTCCCGTAACCAAACCCTTTCTGCCTCCGCAGGGCATTTACCAGAACTACCTCAACGGTATCTGGAAAAGACAGTGGCTCACCAATATGGGACCTCTGGCAAGCGACCTGGAAATGCAGCTGAAAGAACATCTTGATGTGCAGCACCTCCTTTTCGTGACCAACGGAACCGTGGCGCTGCAGTTCGCCATTAAAGCCCTGGAACTGCAAGGCGAAATCATTACCACGCCGTTTTCTTTTGTGGCGACCACCAGCTCGATTGTTTGGGAATGCTGTACCCCGGTTTTTGTGGACATCGATCCGGAATCGCTGAACATTGATGCGGATAAAATAGAGGCCGCCATAACGGAAAACACTTCTGCGATTTTGGCAACCCATGTTTATGGCAACCCCTGCGATGTGGAGAAAATTGAAGCGATAGCCAAAAAGCATAACCTGAAAGTGATCTACGATGCCGCTCATGCTTTTGGAGTAAAAATCAACGGAAAATCAGTTTTTGAATATGGTGATATTGCTGCCTGCTCGCTGCATGCCACCAAGCTTTATCATTCTGTGGAAGGCGGACTGGTCATCACCAAAGATCCTGAACTGCTGAAAAAAATTGCGTATATGCGGAACTTCGGTTTCGACGGTCCGGGACATTTTGCCGAACTGGGAATTAACGGAAAAAATTCGGAATTCCATGCAGCGATGGGACTGGCCAACCTGAAATTTGTAGAAGACATCCACGAAAAACGCAAAAGCATTACGCAGCGCTACGATGAGAAACTGAAAAACCTCAAAGCGGTAAGACCGGTATGGCACAAAGAATCGGAAAACAATTTCGCGTACTATCCGCTGGTTTTCGAAAGCGAAGAACTGATGGTGAAATGCGCTGAACACCTGAAGCTTCACGAAATATTTACGAGAAGATACTTCTATCCTTCGCTGGCCGATTCGCTGCCTTATGTGAAGCCGCAGCACCTGCCCGTAACGGATGATATTTCGCGGCGTGTCCTCTGCCTGCCGTTGTATTATGACCTGACCAGCGAGGAAGTGGATCTCATCTGCCGCCTCATTTTAAGAGTTCAAAACAACTGA
- a CDS encoding acyltransferase, with the protein MLNALFSRLYGLLKTADAASKRKRFFLNPKSRIHSSFRFGADNFVDISPTATFDIAEHVHLNESNSIAVKKEGHLKIGKNTYITRATIACLDRIEIGENCILGEGLKIFDHNHQYTREPFSVSKTEFNTAPVKIGNNVWSGANCIILKGVTIGENVILGAGCVIHKDVPANSVIINKQNLEIKPI; encoded by the coding sequence ATGCTGAACGCCCTCTTTTCACGCCTCTACGGTCTGCTGAAAACAGCCGATGCCGCTTCCAAGAGAAAACGCTTTTTTTTGAATCCCAAAAGCCGCATACACAGTTCATTCCGTTTTGGTGCAGATAACTTTGTGGACATCTCACCTACAGCCACTTTCGATATTGCAGAGCATGTGCACCTCAACGAATCCAACAGCATTGCCGTGAAAAAAGAAGGTCACCTTAAAATAGGAAAAAACACCTATATCACCCGTGCAACCATTGCCTGCCTCGACAGGATTGAAATCGGTGAAAACTGCATCCTGGGAGAGGGCCTGAAAATTTTCGACCACAACCATCAGTACACCCGTGAGCCGTTTTCAGTTTCAAAGACAGAATTCAATACCGCACCTGTAAAAATCGGCAACAATGTGTGGAGCGGCGCCAACTGCATAATTCTGAAGGGCGTTACCATCGGTGAGAATGTGATTTTAGGTGCCGGATGCGTCATTCATAAAGACGTGCCCGCCAATTCAGTCATCATTAACAAGCAAAATCTCGAGATAAAACCGATATGA
- a CDS encoding glycosyltransferase, which produces MQPLVTVSVPIFKCEEFLEKCLDSIRMQTYPALEVTLINDQTPDSSLKIAEEYIERHQLQNWKIYHLEKNFGLSVVRNKGIDTAQGKYLFFLDSDDTITPDCIETLVAISEKTAAEMTVGSCRGIRLPDGEVSFPFPIKETKDELNGNSEIFTSYIQGNIPDSSWNKMILTSFLKENQLYFVPGLFAQDSLHTFHVMLKITSIAFSRKITYDYYLHEKSVIHNRGKTHFDNWRTIAEYFAKAVQEEKDPLRKTLMMQHLINFKTMTLQMNWRAQNDRQLWKESYRNYKKIAPMKASDALRGKYNRSILKQELLNRLPTALGYWVFRKRWGS; this is translated from the coding sequence ATGCAGCCTCTGGTTACGGTTTCGGTTCCGATTTTTAAATGTGAAGAATTCCTGGAGAAATGTCTGGATTCCATCCGGATGCAGACTTATCCTGCGTTGGAAGTGACGCTGATCAATGACCAGACGCCTGACAGTTCGCTGAAGATTGCCGAAGAGTATATCGAAAGACATCAGCTTCAGAACTGGAAGATCTATCACCTTGAGAAAAATTTTGGTCTCTCCGTGGTTCGGAATAAAGGAATTGACACTGCGCAGGGAAAGTATCTTTTTTTTCTCGACAGCGACGATACTATCACGCCAGACTGTATTGAAACCCTGGTCGCTATTTCTGAAAAAACCGCTGCGGAGATGACGGTGGGAAGCTGCCGCGGCATCAGGCTTCCGGACGGTGAGGTTTCTTTTCCGTTTCCCATCAAAGAAACAAAAGATGAACTGAACGGCAACAGCGAGATTTTCACTTCCTATATTCAGGGAAATATTCCGGACAGTTCGTGGAACAAAATGATACTTACGTCATTTTTAAAGGAAAACCAGCTGTATTTTGTGCCCGGACTTTTCGCCCAGGATTCGCTGCACACTTTTCATGTCATGCTGAAGATCACTTCGATCGCTTTCTCCCGGAAGATCACTTATGATTATTATCTTCATGAAAAGTCGGTCATTCATAACCGGGGAAAAACGCATTTTGACAACTGGCGGACCATCGCAGAATATTTTGCAAAAGCAGTTCAGGAAGAAAAAGATCCGCTGCGCAAAACGCTGATGATGCAGCACCTCATCAACTTCAAAACCATGACGCTCCAAATGAACTGGCGCGCACAAAACGACAGACAACTGTGGAAGGAGAGCTACAGAAACTATAAAAAAATCGCGCCCATGAAGGCGTCCGATGCGCTTCGCGGAAAGTATAACCGTTCTATTCTGAAACAGGAACTGCTCAACAGACTACCCACTGCATTGGGTTACTGGGTTTTCAGGAAAAGATGGGGAAGCTGA